The genomic segment TCGTTACAGCCATAGCCGCCGGGGTGAGGGATTTTCCGGCTGATCTGATTTCTGGGAGGAACGCAGATGGCACTGCAGCAGAATACCAATCGCATTCAGACGACCCATATTGGCAGCCTGCCACGCCCCCACAATCTGCTCGACCTCATGCGACAGAAGTTCGCCGGCAAGCCCTATGATGAGGCGGCGCTCGATGCGCTGATCGCCAAGGCCGTCACTGATTCCGTGCGCAAGCAGGTGGACTGCGGCATCGACATCGTCACCGACGGTGAGTTCTCCAAGCCCGGTTTCTTCACCTATATCCGCGAACGGCTGGAGGGTTTCGAGGCGCGTCCAGATCAAAAACTGCATATCTTCCAAAAGGAAGTCGCGGCCTTTCCGGCCTATTACGAGCAATATTTCAAAGAAGCGATGATGGGCGGCACCATCGTGCCGATCGTGCCCGTGGTCTGCACTGGGCCGGTCAAGTATCGCGGCGAAGCGGCCGTGCAACGCGACATCAAAAACATTAAAGCAGCGGCGAAAGCGGCAGGCATTTCAGACGACAAGGTCTTCTTACCCGCCACCGCGCCGTCCGGCGTCGGCATCAATGAATATTACAAGACCGAGGAAGAGTATTTCCATGCTCTCGCGGCCGAACTGAACAAGGAATATCGGCTCATCATCGAAGCCGGCATTCTGCTGCAGGTCGATGATCCATTCTTGCCGGATATTTTCGTCGAGCCGGATCTTGACACCAAGCAGATGAAACGGCGCGCGGAAATCTATATCGAGGCCGCCAATGCCGCGCTGAAGGGCATTCCGGCCGAGCGCGTTCGCTATCACACCTGCTACGGTGTCAACGAAGGTCCGCGCATCTATGAAGCGGCTCTCAGCGAAATCATCAACTATGTCCTGCAGGTCAACGCCGGCTCGGTCAGTTTCGAAGCGGCGAACCCGCGCCACGAACATGAATATCATCTGTTCGAGACCATCAAAGTGCCGAAAGACAAGGTGCTTTGCCCCGGTGTCATCACCCATGCCAGCAATATCGTCGAGCATCCGGAACTGATCGCCGAGCGCATCATCCGCTTCGCCAAGCTGGTGGGACGCGAGAATGTCATGGCCGGCGCCGACTGTGGTTTCTCCTCACAGGCGCTTTACAAGACCGAAGTGCATGACACCGTGATCTGGGAGAAGTTCAAAGCCATGCGCGAGGGAGCGGATATCGCGACGAAGAAACTCTGGTCCTAGAGCCCGGCTCTAGGTTCTCGTTTTAACGCTACGTTTTTCGGGAGGGGAAAATGGACAAGCGTATCCTGCTGCTCGCCGCGGCCGGCCTGTTGGCCGTCCCGGCGCAAGCCGCCGACAAGATCACTTTGGGCTTCATGTCGACCCTGTCGGGTCCCAATGCCATCATCGGCACCGAGATTCGCGACGGCATGCAGCTTGCGGTCGAGCAACTCGGCGGCAAAATCGGCGGCCTGCCGGCCCGTGTCATCATCGAGGATGACCAGCAGAAGGCCGACGTGGCCCGGCAGCTAGCGGAGAAATTCGTTCAGTCCGACAAGGTCGATGCCGCCATCGGCTTCAGCTTTTCCAACCTGATGCTGGCGGTCTACAAGCCGCTGGTCGATGCCAAGACGATCACCATCAGCTCCAATCCCGGGCCATCGCAACTCGCCGGCAAGGATTGCTCGCCTTATTTCTTCTCGACCTCCTGGCAGGGCGACAATTGGGCTGAGGGCATGGGCGCCTATCTGCAAAAGAAGGGCCTGCAGAACATCTATGTGATCGCGCCGAACTATGCGGCGGGCAAGGATGTCATCGCCGGCCTCAAGCGCTTCTACAAGGGCACTGTCGCGGCGGAAGTTTATACGCCGCTGACCCAGCTCGACTTCTCCGCCGAGCTGTCGCAGATCAAAGCCAGCAATGCCAGCGCCGTCTTCGCCTTCTATCCAGGCGGTCTTGGCGTGCAGTTCGTCAAGCAATATTCTCAGGCCGGGCTGAAGGAGAAATTTCCGCTCTACAGCGCCTATACGGTCGATGAATCGACCCTGCCCGCCATCGGCGACGATGCGCTTGGCTTGATCGTTGCGACCTCCTGGGCGCCCGATCTCGACAATGCCACCAACAAAAAGTTCGTCGCGGGCTTTGAGAAGAAATACGGCCGCGTGCCGGCACCCTATGCGGTGCATGCTTATGACACGATCATGCTGCTCGACACCGCCGTGAAGGCCGTCAACGGCAAGATCGAGGACAAGCCGGCTTTCCTAGCCGCCCTGCGCAAAGCGAATTTTGAATCGCCGCGCGGTCCGTTCCGCTTCAACACCAACCAGTTCCCGATCCAGACTTTCTATCAAGGCGAGGTGAAGAAGGGGGCAGACGGCAAGCCGCGCATCGTCATCCAGGACAAGGCGTTGGAGAATTATGGCGATGCCTATGCCCAAACCTGTTCGATGAAATAGGGCAGCCGCACCAGATCAGGCCCCGCCATGAGCGCGACCCTGTTGCTCGAACAATGCCTCAATGGCATGCAGCTCGGCATCATGCTGTTTCTGATGTCGGCCGGGCTGACGCTCGTGTTCGGCATCATGAACCTGGTCAATCTGGCCCATGGTTCATTCTATATGGTCGGGGCCTATCTCTGCGCCTTCGTCTATGCCTCGACCCAATCCTTCCTGCTCGGCGTTCTCGCCGGGCTGGGTGGCGCGCTTGCCATCGGGCTGATCGCCGAAGTGCTGATCTTCCGCCGCATCTACAAAGGCGATCATCTCGATCATGTGTTGGTGACCTTCGGGCTCACCTTGATCTTCAACGATCTGGTGCGCCTGATCTGGGGGCCGGCGGCGCTCTTTGCCCGCGTGCCCAACTTTCTTGCGGGCCAAATCAATCTGTTCGGCCTGATCTCCTATCCCGCTTATCGGCTGGCGATCATCATCGTTGGCCTCGCGGTCGCCGTCCTGCTCTATCTGCTCTTGCGCCACACGCGCCTTGGCATGCTGATCCGCGCCAGCGCCTCCAACCGCACCATGGCCAGCGCGCTCGGCGTCAATGTGGTCGTCCTCTATGCGCTGGTCTTCACGCTTGGCGCTGGCCTCGCCGGTCTCGCCGGGCTAATGGCCGGCCCGATCTTCACCGTCATTCCCGGCATGGGCGACAATGTGTTGATCCTCGCCTTTGTCGTCATCGTCGTCGGCGGGCTCGGTTCGGTCGAGGGCGCGTTTTGTGCGGCGCTGATCATCGGCCTGATCGATACGCTTGGGCGCTCGTTCATGAAGCCGCTGTTTGGCCTGTTCCTCGATCGCGCCGCCGCCGACAACAGCGCGCCGGCCATCGCCTCCATGCTCATCTATATTCTGATGGCCATCATCCTGTTCCTGCGGCCGCAGGGCCTATTCCCTCCCAAGAGCCGCTGAGGACATGAGCAAAGAACGCATCGGTCTGGCCCTGGTGATCGTCCTCGCGCTGCTGCCCGTGCTGTTCGCGGCCATGGGCGAGAGCTATTATCTCACCGTCGCGACACGGATGATGATCTTCGGTATCGCCGCCCTCAGCCTCGATCTCATTCTAGGATTTGGCGGCCTGATCAGCTTGGGACACGCGGTTTATCTCGGCATCGGCGGCTATGCGGTGGGCATCCTCGATTTTTACGGCATCAGCAACGGCCTGGTGCAGCTGGGCGCCGCGACGCTCGCCTCCGCCTTCGCCGCGTTCTGCATCGGTGCGGTGTCGCTGCGCACCAGCGGCGTCTTCTTCCTGATGATCACGCTGGCCTTCAGCCAGATGGTCTACTTTCTCGCCATCAGCATCAACAGTTTCGGCGGCGACGATGGCCTGAGCCTGAATGCCCATAGCGATCTCGGCCTCAACTTTGGCAATACGCAGGTCTTCTATTATTTCGTCCTCGCCTGCCTGGCCTTCTTCCTTTGGCTCAGCTGCCGGCTGGTGCGCTCGCGCTTCGGCATGTTGTTGCGCGGCATGAAATTCAACGAGAGCCGCATGATCGCCATCGGCTTTCCGACCTTCCGCTACAAGCTGACGGCCTTCGTCATTTCCGGTGCGATCTGCGGCTTCGCCGGCGCCCTGCTCGCCAACCAAACCCTCTTCGTCTCGCCCTCCATCATGCAGTGGACGCGATCGGGCGATCTGCTCGTCATGGTGATCGCCGGCGGCATGGGCACGATCGTCGGCCCGGTCATCGGCGCGATCCTGTTTCTCCTGCTCGAAAAAGTGCTGGCGTCCTGGACGATCTACTGGGGTGCTTTGCTCGGTTCGATCCTGATCGCGCTGGTACTGATGGGCAAAACCGGGCTTCTCGGCAGCAGCGCCAAAAGCGGCAAATCCCATGGCTGATGTGCTGCTTGAAACCCAGCAAATCCGTAAACGCTATGGCGGCATCGTCGCCAGCGATGGGATCGACCTCGACGTTAAGCGTGGCTCCCTGCACGCGGTCATCGGCCCCAATGGCGCCGGCAAGACCACATTGATCGCGCAACTCGCCGGACAGTTGCGGCCAGACAGCGGCACCATCCTGTTCGATGGCGAGCCGGTGGACCGGCTGCCGGCCTATCAGCGCGCACGGGCGGGCTTCGCCCGCTCGTTTCAGATCACCAATGTCATTCTCGAATTGACCGTACTCGACAATCTGGCGCTGGCGGTTCAGGCGCGCGAGCCGCACAGCTTTCGCTTCTGGACTGATGCCAGCCGCGATCCGAAACTACGCGATCCGGCGGGCAAGGTCCTCAATACCATTGGCCTTGATGAGCGCGCCGATGTCCCCGCCGGGCAATTGTCGCACGGCGAAAAACGCGCGCTCGAAATCGGCATCGCGCTGGCAACCGAACCAAAACTGCTGCTGCTCGACGAGCCACTGGCCGGCACGGGCCCCGAGGAAGCCGCACGCGTGGTCAAATTGCTCGCCTCGATCAAGGGCCAAGTGACCATCCTGATGATCGAGCACGATATGGACGCCGTGTTCGCTTTGGCCGATGTCATTTCGGTTCTGGTCTCGGGCCGTATCATCGCCAGCGGCCTGCCGGCTGACATTCGCGCCAATGCGGAGGTGCGGCGCGCCTATCTCGGTGACGAGGGCGCAGTATGAGTGAAGAGCCTCTGCTCTCGGTCAATGGCCTGGAAGCCGGCTATGGCGAGAGCCGCGTCTTGTTTGGCATCGGGCTCGACATCCGCGAGGGCGAAGTGGTGACCCTGCTCGGCCGCAACGGCATGGGCAAGACCACCACCATCCACACAATCATGGGCATCGTCACGCCGACGGCAGGAAACATCCGCTTTCGCGGCGCTGCCGTGGATCAATTACCGGCCTATGCGATCGCGCGGCGTGGCATCGGGCTTGTGCCCGAGGGGCGGCAGATCTTTCCCAATCTGTCGGTGCGCGAAAATCTTGTCGCCACGGCGACACGGCGCAACGCCAATGGCTGGGATGTGGAACGGGTGCTGCGCCTGTTTCCGCCTTTACGCGAAAGGCTGTCGAGCTGGGGCAATCTGCTGTCGGGCGGTGAGCAGCAGATGCTGGCCATCGGCCGCGCTTTGCTCACCAATCCGCGTCTGCTGATCCTGGATGAGGCGACCGAAGGGCTGGCGCCGCTGGTGCGCGCCCATATCTGGGGCGTGATCGAGGAGATCAAGGCGACCGGTATGTCGATTTTGATCGTCGACAAAAATGTCGAAGCCCTCACACGCATCGCCGACCGGCACTATGTGCTCGAACGCGGCCGCGTGGTGTGGAGTGGGACGTCCGCTGCGCTGCTGGCCGATACCGAAATCAAGACTCGCTATCTCGGCGTCTAAAGCAAATCACGTTCGCTTGCGGGCGGGTCGCTTTGCCGGCGTCGCATTGTTCATCAACAATTGCGCGAAATGTTCCGCCGCCGGCGTCAACGGCATGGCGGCGCGACGGATCAACACCAGGCGCGGGGCCGACAAATGCTCGCGAATGGGGATCATCTGCAAAGTCTCGCCCATCAGCTCAAAACTTTCCCATTGCTTGGGCACCATCGCCAGAAGGTCTGAGGCGGCAAGCGCCACCAGCAAGCTCAGAGCGGATTGGGTGCGCATCGCCAGTCGCGGCTTGCCCAGGCCATGCTCGGCGAACAAGGCGCTGAGTTCGCCGTCCGCCGGCTGCGTAATCGTATTATTGGCCCATTCGGCATCGCTCAGGTCCTTCAGCGAACGGGCCGATGCCAAGGGGTGGTTCTTGCGACCGATGACGATGCGCTCGTTAGGGGCGAGCACCACCTGTTGCAGGCCGGGCGCGAAGGCCGGATCAGCTTCAGGGCCGATGTAAAAATCCATCGTCCCTTCCAGCAGCGCCTTCTCCACCGTTGGATAGAACCCCTCGATGATGTTGAGCTCGACGGCGGGATAACGCTGGCGAAAAATCCGCAGGGCATTTGGCAAAAGCTGCATATGCGCGGCGATCGACAGGCCGGCGACAATCTGGCCAGCGCCGCCACCGCGCATCTGCTCGGCCTCCTCGCGGATGCGACGCACGTCTTCCAGCACGGTACGGGCGCGGCGCACGAAAGCTTCGCCCAGCGGCGTCAACACCATGCCCCGCGCCTGCCGCTCAAACAGCGGCGCGCCGATCTCGTGCTCCAGCTCCTGGAGGCTGCGGGTGAGCGCCGGTTGGGCGAATTGCAGACTGCGCGCGGCCGCCCTTAGACTGCCCCGTTCGGCGATCTCCAGCACATTGCGGAACTGGTTGAGTTTCACGGCGTCCCCTCGATGCTATTTCGGTATCAAAAGAACACTTTTGGCATCTTCCTGCAATCGGTTGGATGGCGATAATGGAGGTCCGAACTGGCTATAGGCGCCGGCAAGGCCAAATTGCACGACCAAATTGAGAAAAACCGGGAAGGAAACATGGACCGACAGCTCCCCTCCGACACTGAAGTTCTGATCATCGGGGCGGGTCCCGTCGGGCTGGCGCTGGCGATCGAGCTTGGCTCACGCGGCGTCTCCTGTCTCGTCGTCGAGCGCAACGACCGGGTCGGCTACAATCCGCGCGCCAAGACCACCAATGTGCGCACGCGCGAGCACCTGCGCCGCTGGGGCATCGCCGACAAATTGCGGGCTGCCTCGCCCGTGCCCGTCGACTATCCCGCTACGGTCGTTTTTGCGACGCGCCTCAACGGCCCCGAGATCTGCCGTTTCGAAAACGCGCTGCAGGCTTCGCCGGACAAGAACAATCTCTACTCCGAAAGCGCTCAATGGGTGCCGCAATATGTACTGGAACAAGTGCTGCGCGACCATGCGGTCTCCCTGCCCGGTGTGACGGTCCGCTTCGAGACAGAATTCGAGGCGGCGCGGGATTTCGACGATCACGTGGAAGTCACCCTGCGTGACCTGCAACAGAAGCGCTCCGAGACAATCTCCTGCCGCTATCTCATCGGCGCCGATGGCGCGCGCAGCGCCGTGCGCGAACATATCGGCGCCAAGATGCATGGCCCCGGTGGAGCCCTGCGCAACATCAACCTGGTGATGCGCGCCCCCGGCCTCGACCGTATGCATCCGCATGGACGCGCCATCCACTATTGGCTGCTCAACGAGGAAATCCCCAGCCTGATGGGGCCGCTCGATGGCGGCGACCTCTGGTACTACATCGTCACCAAATTCGACGGCGACGGCGTGCCTGATGCCGAGACCTGCAAGGACATGATCCGCCGCTCGACCGCGATCGACTTCGATCCCGAGATCGTTGGGATCGACCCCTGGGTGGCGCGCAGCCTCGTCGCCGACCACTATGCGAAGGGCCGCGTCTTCCTGGCTGGCGATGCCTGCCATCTGCACCCGCCCTTCGGCGGCTTCGGCATGAACATGGGCATTGGCGATGCGGTCGATCTGGGCTGGAAGCTCGCCGCGACGATCCAGGGTTGGGGCGGTCCGGCTCTGCTTGAGTCTTACACCACCGAGCGCCGCCCCGTGCATGAGCGCATCATCGAGGAAGCGACGATCAATTACTCCGCCACCGGCAATCAGCTCATCCAGCCGGGGCTCGAGGATCCCGGCGAGATCGGCGCCGCCATCCGGCGTGAAGTGGCCGAAACGATCCTCGCCACCAAGGCGCGGGAGTTCAAGACGCTCGGCGTCGTGCTCGGCTCGCACTATGCCCATTCGCCTATCGTCGCCGAAGAGAAAGGCGAGCCGCCGCCGCAATCGGTCGGGCTCTATACGCCCACCGCCTATCCCGGATGCCTGGCGCCGCATCAATGGCTGAAGGACGGGCGTTCGCTCTATGACCTTTTTTGCACGGGCTACACGCTTCTGGTGCTGTCAGACGATGCGGAAGGCGTTGACCGTTTCCGTGCAGCGGCCGCCGAACAGCGCGTGCCGCTCACCATCGTCAAACCTGGCGATACACGGCTGCCACGCCGCTACGAGGCGAAGCTAGCCTTGATCCGGCCCGATCAGCATGTCGCCTGGCGCGGCAATGCGGCGCCTGACGATATCACCGCCTTGTTCGCACGGGTCACCGGTCGCGCCATGGCGGACGTTCACTAGACAGTATCATCATCAAGGAGGGAAACTATGAGCATTATCCGGCCCGCACTGCATCACGTCACGTTCAAGACCAGCCGGCTCCAGGAAATGATCGACTGGTACGGTACGGTGGTCGGCGCGAAGGTGCAGTTCCAGGATGCCAACGCCGCCTGGATGACCAATGACGCGGCCAACCATCGCGTCGCCTTCCTCTCGGTGCCTAAGCTCGAAGACGATCCGGAAAAGGTGACGCATAACGGCATGCATCACAGCGCCTTCGAATATGACAGCTTCGCCGATCTGATCGCTTCTTATGAGCGCCTACGCGACGCCGGCATCCGCCCGGCCTTCTGTCTCGACCACGGCCTGACGATCTCGATTTACTATCGCGATCCCGAAGGCAATTTCGTCGAATTGCAGAGCGACAATTTCGGCGATTGGGAGAAATCGGCCGAATGGATGCGGACGTCGCCCGATTTCAAGGCCAACCCAATCGGGACCTTCTTCGATCCCGACAAAGTGTTGGCGGCCTTCGCTGGCGGGCGGCCGTTCAAGGAATTGCAGAAAGCCATTCGCGGCGGCGACTATCTGCCGGCGGAGATTCCGAGCATCGGATTGCCCGTCTGATCGCTGCCGTCAGGCTTTGGTGAGATAGCGGAAGTCCGGTTCGCGGCACGGCCAGAATTGGTAGCCGCCAATCGACTTCTGCATCGCCACGTCATGCAAGGGTTGCGCGATCGGGATGACCGGCGCGTCCCTTGCAGCAAGGGCGATGAAAGCTTCGATATTGCTCTTATAGGCCGATACATCCTGCGTGAAGCGCGCGCCGTCGATCAGCTTGTCCATCTCAGCGCTTCGATAGCTGGAGATGTTGAAGATCGAATTGTTGCCGTGAAAATTCCAGAAGAAGTAGTAGTCCGGAAAATCGAGCCAGCCGCCGAAGCGGTTGATCGCCATCGGGTGAATCTTCTTGTTCAACTCGCCCCGGAAGTTCGCGCCAGGAATCTTGCTGAGTTCGACGTCGATGCCGATCGGCGTCAAAGCCTCCTTGATGAGAACCGCCATCGGCTCGGCGATGGTGGCTGAGCCGGTGTCGAAGATCAGCGATGTCTTGATGCCGCCTGGCGCTGCCTCGGAAACCAAAGCCTTCGCCTTCGCGATGTTGGTATTATAGGGCATGGGCTGCGGCCAAAGCGTTGTGGGCTTTTCGGGACCGCCCCACATGGGCACGCCACGGCCAAACATCGAGGCCTGCAGAATTTTCTCATAGGGCATGGCCCAGGCGACAGCCTGGCGCAGGCGTACGTCGACAAAGGGGCCGGTCGCCGCGTTCAACGCCAGATACCAGAGCGCGTTCGGCACGGGCACGCCGATCACCTTCACCTTGCCGGCATCGGCGAGATCTTTAAAATCCTTCGGCGGCAGACCGTAGGAAATGTCAGCGTCGCCACGCTCGATCAACGCGCGCCGTGTCGAAGGCGAGGGAATATCGCGCGCGATGACGCGGCGAAGCATCGGCAGCTTGCCGCCCTTCCACGCGTCGTTGCGGATATAGATCGTCTCGGTGCCGGGCTTCCAGCTCTCGACCTTAAAGGCGCCCGAGCCCGCGACATTGTTCTTCAGCCATTCCTTCGCCCAAGGATCATCGCCGCCATTCTTGATCGCCAGTTCGCTGTCGATGACGAAGGGAATGGTCACGGCCAGGTTGGGCAGCGTGAGCTTGTCGCGCCGCACGAAATCAACACGAAAGGTCTTGTCGTCGAGCGCCACGAATTGTTCCGGACTTTCGAGTGAGCCCGCCGCCATCTGGGTTTTGGCGAAGCCACCTATGGCGACGGCGCGATCAAGCGACCACTTCACGTCCTTGGCCGTGACCGGCCGCCCGGAATGAAAGGTCGCGTCCTTCAGCTTGAAAGTGACGCTCATGCCATCGGATGCCTCCTGCCAGCTTTCCGCCAGCTCGGGCTCGAGATCGGTCATGTTGAACGTCCCGCCCGCGCCATCAGGCAATGGCGTCGGCTTGAAGCGGATAAGGCGATCATAGCAATTCAGGGCCACGCCGTTGACAGGCTGGGAGGAACCGATGCCCTGCATGTCCATGCTGTTGGGGCCGTATTCCTGAACCAGCAGCAGGGTTTCGCTGCGGCTCTGCGCCTGGGCTTTGGCCTTGACGACGAAAGGCGCCGCAACAACCGCGCCCACCACCACGCGACGATTGATCATGAAATCCCTCACTGTTCCGCGCCCAGCGCACGGTGTTTCTCGCGGTATGAGCGAAGCAGGAGTCGTGCCAGGCGAAGGCTTGTCGGCGCTGCCCCGCGCTGCCATAGCTTTGGCATGACCAGTCCCTTTCAGGCCCCGCCATGCTGATCGCCATCGCTGGATGCGGCATCGCTGGCCTCGCCAGCGCGCTGCTGCTGACGCGCGATGGCCATCGCGTCGTCCTGATCGAGCGGTTCGAGACACCACGGCCGCTGGGCTCGGGGCTGATCATCCAGCCGACGGGCCTCGCCGTGCTCAAGCAGCTCGGGCTTGATGCGGCGACCATTGCCGCCGGCAGCCGCATCGACCGGCTGTTCGGCAAGGCCATCCCCTCAGGCAAGACCGTGCTCGATGTGCGCTATGCGGCGCTCAAGGGCGAGCATTGCGGCATTGGTATTCACCGCGCTTCGCTGTTTGGCTTTCTCTACGAGGCGGTGCGCGATGCTGGCATCACCATTGAAACCGGGCGCACGGTGGTCGGCGCGCCAATGCAGGACGACGGGCGCCGCCGCGTCCTGTTCAGCGATGGATGCAGCGATGGCCCGTTCGATCTCGTCATCGATACGCTCGGCACATCGAGCCCACTTGCACCGCCGACGGGACGCGAGCTTGCCTATGGGGCGCTGTGGGCGAGCCTGCCCTGGCCGACGCATGGTGGCTTCGACAGCCACGCGCTGGAGCAGCGCTATGTGCGGGCGAGCAAGATGACGGGCGTTCTGCCGATCGGCACGCCGCCTGGCGCAAGCCAGCCGCAAGCGGCGTTCTTCTGGTCGCTACGTGCGGATCGTCTGACGGCTTGGCGTGCTGAGGGCCTGGAGAGCTGGAAAGAGGATGTACAGCGGCTCTGGCCGGAAACATCAACCTTGCTCGAGACGATCACGACACCAGAGCAGCTCACCTTCGCTCGCTATGCCCATCGCACTTTGGCGCAGCCCGTGGCCGATCGCCTGGTCCACATCGGGGACGCCTGGCATTCGACCAGCCCGCAGCTTGGCCAGGGCGCCAACATGGCCCTGCTCGATGCCTGTGCGCTGGCGACAGCGCTGCGCCTGCATAAGAACGTGAATGAAGCGACGGCCGAGGCCATCGCACTGCGCCATCGGCATGTGCAGATCTATCAGGCGATGAGCGTGCTGTTCACGCCGGTCTATCAGTCGGACAGCGCGACGCTGCCGTTCCTGCGTGATTGGGTGGCCGGCCCGCTGTCGCGGCTTTGGCCGGCGCCGGCGCTCCTGGCCATGATAGTCACTGGCCTGATTGGCGCGCCGCTGCGGTCGCTCAACCTTCAAGCCTCGCGCGCGGAGCTCTCGCTCTCGTCATCCTCGTCGACGCGGCCAGCCGGAATGGCATAGGAGCCGCGCAGCCAGCGGCCGAGATCGACATCGGCGCAGCGGCGGGTGCAGAAGGGGCGATATTCCGGCGTCGCGGGACGGCCGCAGATGGCGCAAGGGCCGAGGTCGGCCGCGCCGGCGTCATCGGCCATGAATTTGGCGACGAGATCCGGTGATCCCGATTTCTTGTCGGTCATTGGCAGCTCCAAATCAGATACCGAAATCAGATACGGTTCAGCCAGAACATATGGGCAGGATAACCCTCGCCCGCCAGGAGGGCCATGGTTTCGGCGAGCGGCAGGCCGACGACTGCCGAATAGGAGCCGACGATTTTGACCGGAAACACGCCCGCAAGCCCCTGGATGGCATAGCCA from the Beijerinckia sp. 28-YEA-48 genome contains:
- a CDS encoding ABC transporter substrate-binding protein; this translates as MINRRVVVGAVVAAPFVVKAKAQAQSRSETLLLVQEYGPNSMDMQGIGSSQPVNGVALNCYDRLIRFKPTPLPDGAGGTFNMTDLEPELAESWQEASDGMSVTFKLKDATFHSGRPVTAKDVKWSLDRAVAIGGFAKTQMAAGSLESPEQFVALDDKTFRVDFVRRDKLTLPNLAVTIPFVIDSELAIKNGGDDPWAKEWLKNNVAGSGAFKVESWKPGTETIYIRNDAWKGGKLPMLRRVIARDIPSPSTRRALIERGDADISYGLPPKDFKDLADAGKVKVIGVPVPNALWYLALNAATGPFVDVRLRQAVAWAMPYEKILQASMFGRGVPMWGGPEKPTTLWPQPMPYNTNIAKAKALVSEAAPGGIKTSLIFDTGSATIAEPMAVLIKEALTPIGIDVELSKIPGANFRGELNKKIHPMAINRFGGWLDFPDYYFFWNFHGNNSIFNISSYRSAEMDKLIDGARFTQDVSAYKSNIEAFIALAARDAPVIPIAQPLHDVAMQKSIGGYQFWPCREPDFRYLTKA
- a CDS encoding NAD(P)/FAD-dependent oxidoreductase, with protein sequence MLIAIAGCGIAGLASALLLTRDGHRVVLIERFETPRPLGSGLIIQPTGLAVLKQLGLDAATIAAGSRIDRLFGKAIPSGKTVLDVRYAALKGEHCGIGIHRASLFGFLYEAVRDAGITIETGRTVVGAPMQDDGRRRVLFSDGCSDGPFDLVIDTLGTSSPLAPPTGRELAYGALWASLPWPTHGGFDSHALEQRYVRASKMTGVLPIGTPPGASQPQAAFFWSLRADRLTAWRAEGLESWKEDVQRLWPETSTLLETITTPEQLTFARYAHRTLAQPVADRLVHIGDAWHSTSPQLGQGANMALLDACALATALRLHKNVNEATAEAIALRHRHVQIYQAMSVLFTPVYQSDSATLPFLRDWVAGPLSRLWPAPALLAMIVTGLIGAPLRSLNLQASRAELSLSSSSSTRPAGMA
- the yacG gene encoding DNA gyrase inhibitor YacG translates to MADDAGAADLGPCAICGRPATPEYRPFCTRRCADVDLGRWLRGSYAIPAGRVDEDDESESSAREA